The genomic stretch TGTACGGAAGTATGATATGAATCCGGTGGATAGTGTATTATTACAGCAAATAAAACAGTTTGGAGAAGAAGTAAGCCCTTTGATTCCGGATATCAGAGTGAAATTCAATGTTTACAGTTATGAAGAGGTCAAGAGTCTGATGGCAATCAAAGCACCTCATTATGTAGGCATCTATTCTGATAAGAAAGATAACTTTCTTTTAAATGCCGGTTATATGCTTCAGCAGATGGATCTCTATTTATCTGCCAACAATCTTGGCAGTTGTTGGCTTGGTATGGCAAAACCTTCGGTAGCTCTGCCGGAAGCGGTCGACGGACTTGACTTTGTCATAATGCTGGCTTTTGGGAATCCCAAAGAAGAAGTACATAGAAGCAGCAAGGAGGAATTTAAACGTAAGTCCTTAGAGGAAATTCT from Anaerocolumna sp. AGMB13020 encodes the following:
- a CDS encoding nitroreductase family protein encodes the protein MRTNLYEVVEKRKSVRKYDMNPVDSVLLQQIKQFGEEVSPLIPDIRVKFNVYSYEEVKSLMAIKAPHYVGIYSDKKDNFLLNAGYMLQQMDLYLSANNLGSCWLGMAKPSVALPEAVDGLDFVIMLAFGNPKEEVHRSSKEEFKRKSLEEILEGSGYEEVIEAARLAPSARNTQAWYFICKEKEILVCRKPAGFVTEHLMARLNTIDVGIAMCHLDLALENRALERTITFEDLEVPKGFLHLATIRLSV